From the Deinococcus radiophilus genome, one window contains:
- a CDS encoding glycine--tRNA ligase has product MPAQTMEELVSLCKRRGFIFQSSEIYGGLQGFYDYGPLGVELKNNIKNAWWRANVHERDDMEGLDASIIMHRLALRHSGHEATFNDPMVDNKKNGKRYRLDHLVKDQKAEVLAKVAEGVGEQPENIAAVSARLMENPARAAELLVAAGVRDSHSGEVGEWTEPRPFNMMFKTTVGPVPDADSYAYLRPETAQGIFVNFKNVVDSTSRRLPFGIAQIGKAFRNEITPRNFVFRVREMEQMEIEFFCAPGTDEEWHEHWLEKRLSWWEAQGVPRGKIIVEDVPADDLAHYSKRTYDLMYDFPTLGHDEIEGIANRTDFDLGSHTKGQAELDLSAQVMENADSVAKLTIPHPETNKPVVPFVIEPSAGVDRALLAVLSEAYHKETLENGNERTVLKLRPHLAPIKVAVIPLARNKPELVDLARQIKADLQSLGLGRILLEDSGNIGKAYRRHDEVGTPYCVTVDFDTVGKGEDAALTDTVTIRDRDTLAQERVAIADLAGWLQGKLR; this is encoded by the coding sequence ATGCCCGCACAAACGATGGAAGAACTGGTCAGCCTCTGCAAACGCCGGGGATTTATTTTTCAGAGCAGTGAGATTTACGGCGGCCTGCAAGGTTTCTACGACTACGGCCCACTAGGCGTAGAGCTGAAAAACAACATCAAGAACGCCTGGTGGCGCGCCAATGTCCACGAGCGCGACGACATGGAAGGCCTGGATGCCAGCATCATCATGCACCGGCTGGCGCTGCGGCACTCCGGGCACGAGGCCACCTTCAACGACCCGATGGTGGACAACAAGAAAAATGGCAAGCGCTACCGCCTGGACCACCTGGTCAAGGATCAGAAGGCTGAGGTGCTGGCCAAAGTGGCTGAAGGGGTAGGCGAGCAACCGGAGAACATCGCTGCCGTTTCGGCCCGGCTGATGGAAAACCCAGCCCGCGCCGCTGAACTTCTGGTGGCGGCTGGCGTGCGTGACTCACACTCCGGCGAAGTAGGCGAGTGGACTGAGCCACGCCCCTTCAATATGATGTTCAAGACCACCGTGGGTCCCGTACCCGACGCAGATTCTTACGCCTACCTGCGGCCCGAAACCGCGCAGGGCATCTTCGTGAACTTCAAGAATGTGGTGGACAGCACCAGCCGCCGTCTGCCCTTCGGTATTGCGCAGATCGGCAAGGCGTTTCGCAACGAGATCACGCCGCGCAATTTCGTGTTCCGGGTCCGCGAGATGGAGCAGATGGAGATCGAGTTCTTCTGCGCCCCCGGAACCGACGAGGAGTGGCACGAGCACTGGCTGGAAAAGCGTCTGAGCTGGTGGGAAGCCCAGGGCGTGCCACGGGGCAAAATCATCGTAGAAGACGTCCCCGCCGACGACCTGGCGCACTACTCCAAGCGCACCTACGACCTGATGTACGACTTTCCGACCCTGGGACATGATGAAATCGAAGGCATCGCCAACCGCACCGACTTTGACCTGGGTTCCCACACCAAGGGACAGGCCGAACTGGACTTGAGCGCGCAGGTGATGGAAAATGCCGACAGCGTCGCCAAGCTGACCATTCCGCACCCTGAAACCAACAAGCCGGTCGTGCCGTTCGTGATCGAACCCTCGGCTGGGGTGGACCGCGCCCTGCTGGCGGTGCTGAGCGAGGCGTACCACAAAGAAACGCTGGAAAACGGCAACGAGCGGACTGTGCTGAAACTCCGCCCCCACCTGGCTCCCATCAAGGTGGCGGTGATTCCGCTGGCCCGCAACAAACCTGAACTGGTGGACCTGGCCCGCCAGATCAAGGCGGATCTGCAAAGCCTGGGGCTGGGCCGCATTTTGCTGGAAGACAGCGGCAACATCGGCAAGGCTTACCGCCGTCACGATGAGGTCGGCACGCCCTACTGCGTCACCGTGGATTTTGACACGGTGGGCAAAGGCGAGGACGCCGCGCTGACCGACACAGTGACCATCCGTGACCGTGACACGC
- a CDS encoding DUF6428 family protein, whose amino-acid sequence MTQRAAPAMTQPSAQSLSTAEFLAALQVQPQRPLEFWLHGERLVGAGYHLTEIGAVSVEAVDCGGTVNRWRETVFQLMDGTPEEAQRGWMTTRKALAIIERVTAKITLDLSAPARFEYGSLTRPALRYGVERLELGPERLTVHLSLPGVQCKAGDVCGLPAGLVVADSGLTVAGSCEQGGGCC is encoded by the coding sequence ATGACCCAGCGCGCTGCGCCAGCCATGACCCAGCCCTCGGCCCAAAGCCTCAGCACCGCCGAGTTTCTGGCGGCCCTACAGGTGCAGCCCCAGCGCCCGCTGGAGTTCTGGCTGCACGGTGAGCGGCTGGTTGGGGCGGGCTACCACCTCACCGAAATCGGCGCGGTCAGTGTGGAGGCGGTGGACTGCGGCGGCACGGTCAACCGCTGGCGCGAGACGGTGTTTCAGTTGATGGACGGCACACCAGAAGAAGCGCAGCGCGGCTGGATGACCACCCGCAAGGCGCTGGCGATTATCGAGCGGGTTACTGCCAAGATCACGCTGGATCTATCGGCTCCGGCCCGCTTCGAGTATGGGAGCCTGACCCGTCCAGCGCTGCGTTACGGCGTAGAGCGGCTGGAACTGGGGCCGGAGCGCCTGACCGTGCATCTCAGCTTGCCGGGCGTGCAGTGCAAGGCGGGCGACGTGTGCGGCCTGCCCGCTGGCCTGGTGGTCGCGGACAGTGGACTGACGGTGGCCGGAAGCTGTGAGCAAGGCGGTGGGTGCTGCTAG
- the acs gene encoding acetate--CoA ligase yields the protein MSQSDLLRPNLPEQGSIEHISRQEARIPVPEAFAAQANVTPGQYAEWYRESIESPETFWDARAKDFHWFQPYHRVLDWQPPFAQWFVGGQTNLSYNALDRHVDAGRGDKRALVWEGEEGEVREYTYAQLLDEVSLTAAALTRLGVKKGDRVTLYLPMIPEAVMAMLACTRIGAPHTVVFGGFAAGAIADRMVAAGSEFVITADIGQRKGEPLPLKSVVDEAIKLAEEQGQAVRGVLVVRHTGSDVTMQPGRDHWWHEARTDEREDALPLDSEHPLFILYTSGSTGKPKGILHTTAGYMIGAALSTYAALDLKDHDLFWCTADVGWITGHTYSTYGPLLLGQTTFMYEGAHNYPHWGRFWDMIGRHGITILYTAPTAIRSFMRHGDDTPAEYDLSSLRLLGSVGEPINPQAWHWYHRVIGAERCPVVDTWWQTETGSIMLTTLPGAHPAEPGTAGVPMFGIDPVILNREGEEMQADEGGFLTLRQPWPSMLRTVYGDDERYAKTYFGEIDGVYFAGDGARRSEDGYVTVLGRVDDVLNVSGHRLSTAEVESALVAHPQVAEAAVVGKPDEMKGESIFAFVLPQEGQTPDPQELRQYVSDLIGKVARPDHIVVAPALPKTRSGKIMRRFLRQIAAGKSIEGDTSTLDDPSVLERLAATPVE from the coding sequence ATGAGCCAGTCCGACCTACTGCGGCCCAACTTGCCCGAGCAGGGCAGCATCGAGCATATCTCGCGCCAGGAGGCCCGGATTCCGGTGCCTGAGGCATTTGCCGCTCAGGCCAACGTGACGCCTGGGCAATATGCCGAGTGGTACCGCGAGTCTATTGAGAGTCCAGAAACCTTCTGGGACGCCCGCGCCAAGGACTTTCACTGGTTTCAGCCCTACCACCGGGTGCTGGACTGGCAACCGCCCTTTGCCCAGTGGTTCGTGGGCGGGCAGACCAACCTGTCCTACAACGCGCTGGACCGCCACGTAGACGCGGGACGCGGGGACAAGCGGGCGCTGGTCTGGGAAGGTGAGGAGGGCGAAGTGCGCGAGTACACCTACGCGCAGCTGCTGGACGAGGTGAGCCTTACCGCTGCAGCATTGACCCGCTTGGGCGTGAAAAAGGGCGACCGTGTGACCCTCTACCTGCCGATGATCCCCGAAGCGGTGATGGCGATGCTGGCCTGTACCCGTATCGGTGCGCCGCATACCGTGGTGTTCGGCGGATTCGCGGCGGGCGCGATTGCCGACCGGATGGTGGCCGCGGGCAGCGAATTTGTCATTACTGCCGACATTGGGCAGCGCAAAGGCGAACCGTTGCCGCTGAAAAGCGTGGTGGACGAGGCCATCAAGCTGGCCGAAGAACAGGGCCAGGCGGTGCGCGGTGTGCTGGTGGTGCGGCATACCGGCAGTGACGTGACCATGCAGCCGGGCCGCGACCACTGGTGGCACGAGGCGCGGACCGATGAGCGTGAGGATGCCCTGCCACTGGACAGCGAACACCCGCTGTTCATCCTGTACACCTCTGGGAGTACCGGCAAGCCCAAAGGCATCCTACACACCACCGCCGGGTACATGATCGGGGCGGCGCTGAGCACCTATGCCGCTTTGGACCTCAAAGATCATGACCTGTTCTGGTGCACCGCCGACGTGGGCTGGATCACCGGGCACACCTACAGTACTTATGGACCGCTGCTGCTGGGCCAGACCACCTTTATGTATGAGGGCGCGCACAACTATCCCCACTGGGGCCGCTTCTGGGACATGATTGGGCGGCACGGCATTACCATCCTGTACACCGCGCCCACCGCCATCCGCTCCTTTATGCGTCATGGTGACGACACGCCTGCTGAATACGACCTGAGCAGCCTGCGCTTGCTAGGCAGTGTGGGCGAACCGATCAATCCGCAGGCCTGGCACTGGTATCACCGCGTCATTGGCGCTGAGCGCTGCCCGGTGGTGGATACCTGGTGGCAGACCGAAACCGGCTCCATCATGCTGACCACGCTGCCGGGCGCTCATCCTGCCGAGCCGGGGACCGCGGGCGTGCCGATGTTCGGCATTGATCCGGTCATCCTGAACCGTGAAGGCGAAGAAATGCAGGCGGACGAAGGCGGATTTTTGACCCTCCGCCAGCCCTGGCCCAGCATGCTCCGCACGGTGTACGGCGACGACGAGCGTTACGCCAAGACGTACTTTGGCGAGATAGACGGCGTGTACTTTGCCGGAGACGGAGCGCGGCGCAGCGAGGACGGCTATGTCACGGTGCTGGGCCGGGTAGACGATGTGCTTAATGTCTCCGGCCACCGCCTGAGCACCGCCGAGGTGGAATCGGCGCTGGTGGCCCACCCACAGGTGGCCGAAGCCGCCGTGGTCGGCAAGCCCGACGAGATGAAGGGCGAGAGCATCTTTGCCTTTGTGCTGCCGCAAGAAGGCCAAACCCCCGACCCCCAGGAGCTGCGTCAATACGTCAGCGACCTGATCGGCAAGGTGGCGCGGCCCGACCATATCGTGGTGGCCCCGGCGCTGCCCAAGACCCGCAGCGGCAAGATCATGCGCCGCTTCCTGCGGCAAATTGCGGCGGGGAAAAGTATTGAGGGTGATACCTCCACCCTGGACGATCCCAGCGTGCTGGAGCGACTGGCGGCCACTCCGGTGGAGTAA
- a CDS encoding stage V sporulation protein S, whose translation MMQLKVASNSAPKALAGAVSGLLRAEPQVELLAVGPHAVNQAVKALAIARGYLEADGIDVIVQPAFAPAAQGGVQLVLLATAIRRL comes from the coding sequence ATGATGCAGCTGAAAGTGGCTTCTAACTCTGCGCCCAAGGCTCTGGCGGGGGCGGTGTCCGGCCTGCTTCGCGCCGAGCCACAGGTAGAACTGCTGGCCGTGGGGCCACACGCGGTCAATCAGGCCGTCAAGGCTCTGGCGATTGCCCGTGGCTACCTAGAAGCCGATGGCATTGACGTGATTGTGCAACCGGCGTTTGCGCCTGCGGCTCAGGGCGGTGTCCAACTGGTCTTGCTGGCTACCGCGATCCGCAGACTTTAG
- a CDS encoding zinc metallopeptidase yields MDPMMYGTGGGSGYFPLIIGLMVLSFVVQFYLKNVYGKWMNVRNSAGLTGAEVARRMLDDAGLQHVPVKMTPGELSDHYDPIKDEVYLSEANFRNPSVAGAAVAAHEVGHAIQDKISMPALVARGKLAVPLSIGSNLAPWMFLAGLLLSLGPLMWLGVILFGAALLFHLITLPVEFDASRRAMAYMKSNGLVAAGAETKGAQTVLTAAALTYVLAFAMALAQFLHFLNIARSSD; encoded by the coding sequence ATGGATCCTATGATGTATGGCACGGGCGGCGGAAGCGGTTATTTCCCGCTGATTATCGGGCTGATGGTGCTGTCCTTTGTGGTGCAGTTCTACCTGAAGAACGTTTACGGCAAGTGGATGAATGTTCGCAACAGCGCTGGCCTGACCGGCGCTGAAGTCGCCCGGCGCATGCTGGACGACGCCGGACTGCAACACGTTCCGGTCAAGATGACCCCCGGCGAGCTGAGCGATCACTACGACCCCATCAAGGACGAGGTGTACCTGTCAGAAGCCAACTTCCGCAACCCCAGTGTGGCGGGCGCTGCGGTGGCCGCGCACGAGGTGGGTCACGCTATTCAGGACAAGATCAGCATGCCTGCGCTGGTGGCCCGTGGCAAACTGGCCGTGCCGCTGAGCATTGGCAGTAACTTGGCCCCCTGGATGTTCCTGGCAGGGCTGTTGCTCAGCCTTGGTCCGCTGATGTGGCTGGGCGTCATCCTGTTCGGCGCGGCGCTGCTGTTTCACCTGATTACCCTGCCCGTCGAGTTCGACGCCAGCCGCCGCGCGATGGCGTACATGAAGTCCAACGGCCTGGTCGCCGCCGGAGCCGAAACCAAAGGCGCACAAACGGTGCTGACGGCCGCCGCGCTGACCTACGTCCTGGCCTTTGCGATGGCGCTGGCCCAGTTCTTGCACTTCCTGAACATCGCCCGCAGCAGCGACTAA
- a CDS encoding metal-sulfur cluster assembly factor: MDDQNTPKPPIDQIPATATAGSVAAASSNSDLPTKEQVLEALKIVKDPEIPVNVVDLGLIYDVEIMEGGRVEVTMTLTSVGCPVQDLIRADAEMAVGRLDGVQEVEVEFVWTPPWTMDKMTEDGKRQMRMFGFNV, translated from the coding sequence ATGGACGATCAAAACACGCCCAAGCCGCCGATTGACCAAATTCCGGCGACGGCAACTGCTGGCAGCGTAGCGGCAGCCTCAAGTAACAGCGACCTACCCACCAAGGAACAAGTCCTGGAAGCCCTCAAGATCGTCAAAGACCCGGAAATCCCCGTGAACGTGGTGGATCTGGGCCTGATCTATGACGTAGAGATTATGGAAGGTGGCCGGGTCGAAGTCACCATGACCCTGACCAGTGTGGGTTGCCCGGTACAGGACCTGATCCGCGCCGACGCCGAGATGGCCGTAGGCCGCCTGGACGGTGTGCAGGAAGTAGAGGTGGAATTCGTCTGGACGCCACCTTGGACCATGGACAAGATGACCGAAGACGGCAAACGTCAGATGCGGATGTTCGGCTTCAACGTCTAA
- a CDS encoding rhodanese-like domain-containing protein gives MPIQEMTPQEANDKLQNADDYQLIDVREEDEYAEVHAEGAVNIPLSQLQERYSEIPQGRQTILICRSGGRSMKAAEFLEGQGYRDLYNLSGGTNDWVSQELPHVRPASRE, from the coding sequence ATGCCTATTCAAGAAATGACTCCGCAAGAGGCGAATGACAAGCTCCAAAACGCCGACGACTATCAGCTGATCGATGTGCGCGAAGAGGACGAGTACGCCGAGGTCCACGCCGAGGGCGCTGTGAACATCCCCCTCAGCCAGTTACAGGAGCGCTATAGCGAAATTCCCCAGGGCCGTCAGACCATCCTGATCTGCCGCAGCGGTGGCCGCTCCATGAAAGCTGCCGAGTTTCTGGAAGGCCAGGGTTACCGTGACCTTTACAATCTGAGTGGCGGCACCAACGACTGGGTTAGCCAAGAACTGCCGCACGTGCGCCCCGCGAGCCGGGAGTAA
- a CDS encoding rhodanese-like domain-containing protein, producing MPLPSDATLLDLRPQELRFADPLERILPSYPVTVLTLQAIEHGEYQPADLAGPVVVVCERGVRSPLAAQLLQADGVDAQAYPGGVPALKRSLAQGAG from the coding sequence ATGCCCCTGCCTTCAGACGCGACCTTGCTAGATTTGCGGCCTCAGGAACTGCGCTTCGCTGATCCGCTGGAACGGATCCTGCCCAGCTATCCCGTGACTGTACTGACTCTTCAGGCCATTGAACACGGCGAATATCAGCCAGCCGATCTGGCTGGCCCGGTGGTGGTGGTGTGTGAGCGTGGTGTCCGCTCACCGCTGGCCGCGCAACTTCTCCAGGCGGACGGGGTGGATGCCCAGGCCTACCCCGGTGGTGTCCCTGCCCTCAAGCGGTCGTTGGCGCAGGGCGCCGGGTAA
- a CDS encoding M14 family zinc carboxypeptidase: protein MNKMFGVVSLLTLALTLSACSSSEAPAAPDAEAPAKQEFARVPATEAECATFDKSETGEVFARVDYTDIEAAYKVAISFEPWEFNQDEKFLTVNVTQEDFERLRASGQELGFTVSIDEKLTQQQADGTLDAQAIGGYPCFRTVQETYAAAQSIVQQYPNLARWEQHGRTTAGNPIYRLVLTNKNTSGTKPKVLFNSALHAREYATAELNLRFAEKLVAEYGTNPDITWMLDSQEFYLVFQANPDGRARAEQGRLWRKNVNTRFCGTGSTPGVDLNRNFPFRWNTGGSSSDPCNETFMGPSAGSETETQALMGLMRQLFPDRRNDDLTSPAPADTMGIYIDIHSYSRLNLWPFGSTSTKPPNSAAMENLGRKFSYYNGHKPMQAVGLYPASGGTDEFAYGTLGVASYTLELGDAFFEDCSKFTSDILPRNMNALLYAAKVARAPYQMAGGPDATNVAVSGTTLTATATDNQAVGATAQAIRSAEYFIDTPPWAGGTPVAMTATDGTFNGTSEGVRATINTAGLSAGRHTVYVRATDTSGSTGPVSAVFLNVGSTPTPDPTPDPTPEPTPPTYDRTYQGTLYSGQNQVTQYYQYAGGTITGELKFPASADFDLYLQKWNGSNWAYVAQADGTSNPERVSYNATSGYYRWIVNAYSGSGSFVLGENR from the coding sequence ATGAATAAAATGTTTGGAGTGGTCAGTTTACTGACCCTGGCCCTGACGCTATCCGCCTGCTCTAGCTCGGAGGCTCCCGCAGCTCCTGACGCTGAGGCACCCGCCAAGCAGGAGTTTGCCCGCGTCCCTGCCACCGAAGCCGAGTGCGCCACCTTTGACAAGAGCGAAACCGGCGAAGTTTTTGCGCGGGTAGACTACACCGACATCGAAGCCGCCTACAAAGTGGCCATCAGCTTTGAACCCTGGGAATTCAACCAGGACGAGAAGTTCCTGACTGTCAACGTCACCCAGGAAGACTTCGAGCGTCTGCGCGCCAGTGGGCAGGAACTGGGCTTTACCGTCAGCATCGACGAGAAGTTGACGCAGCAGCAGGCCGACGGCACGCTGGACGCCCAGGCCATCGGTGGCTATCCCTGCTTCCGCACTGTGCAGGAAACCTACGCTGCTGCACAGAGCATCGTGCAGCAGTACCCCAACCTGGCCCGCTGGGAGCAGCATGGCCGCACCACCGCCGGAAACCCGATTTACCGCCTGGTGCTCACCAACAAAAACACCAGCGGAACCAAGCCCAAGGTGCTGTTCAACAGTGCCCTGCACGCCCGCGAGTACGCCACCGCCGAGCTGAACCTCCGCTTTGCCGAGAAGCTGGTGGCCGAATACGGCACCAACCCAGACATCACCTGGATGCTGGACAGCCAGGAGTTCTATCTGGTCTTCCAGGCCAACCCCGATGGCCGCGCCCGCGCTGAACAGGGCCGACTGTGGCGCAAGAATGTCAATACCCGTTTCTGTGGCACCGGTTCTACGCCTGGTGTGGACCTGAACCGCAACTTCCCCTTCCGCTGGAACACGGGCGGCTCCAGCTCCGATCCGTGCAACGAAACCTTCATGGGTCCCAGCGCTGGCAGCGAGACCGAAACCCAGGCGTTGATGGGCCTGATGCGCCAGCTGTTCCCGGACCGCCGCAACGACGACCTGACCTCGCCTGCTCCAGCAGACACGATGGGCATCTACATCGACATTCACTCATACTCGCGCCTGAACCTGTGGCCCTTCGGTTCGACCAGCACCAAGCCACCAAACTCGGCTGCGATGGAGAACCTGGGCCGCAAGTTCTCGTACTACAACGGTCACAAGCCCATGCAGGCTGTGGGTCTGTACCCCGCTTCGGGTGGCACGGATGAGTTCGCCTACGGCACCCTGGGCGTGGCTTCTTACACCTTGGAACTGGGCGACGCTTTCTTTGAAGACTGCTCCAAGTTCACCAGCGACATTCTGCCGCGCAACATGAATGCCCTGCTGTACGCCGCCAAAGTGGCCCGCGCCCCGTATCAGATGGCCGGAGGCCCCGACGCCACCAATGTGGCGGTCAGCGGAACCACCCTCACCGCTACCGCCACCGACAATCAGGCTGTAGGCGCAACCGCGCAGGCCATTCGCAGCGCCGAGTACTTTATTGACACCCCACCCTGGGCTGGCGGTACTCCAGTGGCCATGACTGCTACCGACGGCACCTTCAACGGCACCAGTGAAGGCGTGCGCGCCACCATCAACACTGCCGGACTAAGCGCCGGACGTCACACGGTCTATGTGCGCGCCACCGACACCAGCGGCTCGACTGGTCCAGTATCGGCTGTGTTCCTGAACGTGGGCAGCACGCCCACCCCGGACCCAACCCCCGATCCCACGCCCGAACCCACCCCGCCCACCTATGACCGCACCTACCAAGGCACCCTGTATAGCGGTCAGAACCAGGTCACCCAGTACTACCAGTATGCTGGCGGCACCATCACCGGCGAGCTGAAGTTCCCAGCTAGCGCTGACTTTGATCTCTACCTCCAGAAGTGGAACGGCAGCAACTGGGCTTACGTCGCCCAGGCTGACGGCACCTCCAACCCTGAGCGTGTCTCCTACAACGCCACAAGCGGCTACTACCGCTGGATCGTCAACGCCTACTCCGGCAGCGGCAGCTTCGTCCTCGGTGAGAACCGCTAA
- a CDS encoding MFS transporter — protein MPRPTLPRPWQHWTPNEQLGILNGWLVLLGEGFMNVAIVMAGFAAKLGAPNAVIGLLPAIAQGGWMLPQLYVASRARPLTHKLPLYRSAATVRTVTYLIMVACAAFLTDWPALCLTVFLIAMMINALASGVSGLPWLEVVSKTVPSERRAWFFGTRNLYGGLLAFASGLGVRWILGSDLGFPYNYALIFLLGTLAFTAGYAIFGRVDEPADKPLPPANFREELRSIPDSLADPALRAFLNVRLLLAFAAVGEPFYAVYALRDLGYPALSLGTFVMATTAAAPLSNVGWQRLAERKGSRRILRYAAAFAALAPLTALLAGHFGWPPVAYGLVFVLSSVAVQGFNLGHTNHLLNISPEGQRSRYIGTLNTLVGVALFAPVLGGLVADRWGYTPLFVGSALLYLLAWQACSFLRRDA, from the coding sequence ATGCCGCGCCCAACCCTCCCCCGCCCCTGGCAGCACTGGACCCCCAACGAACAGCTGGGGATCCTGAACGGCTGGCTGGTGCTGCTGGGCGAGGGCTTTATGAATGTGGCGATTGTCATGGCCGGTTTCGCGGCCAAGCTGGGTGCGCCCAACGCCGTGATCGGGCTGCTGCCCGCCATCGCCCAGGGCGGGTGGATGCTGCCGCAGCTCTACGTCGCGTCGCGGGCGCGGCCCCTGACCCATAAGCTGCCGCTGTACCGCTCCGCCGCTACGGTCCGCACGGTCACTTATCTGATCATGGTGGCCTGCGCTGCCTTTCTGACCGACTGGCCCGCGCTGTGCTTGACTGTCTTTCTGATCGCCATGATGATCAACGCGCTGGCATCGGGAGTTTCAGGACTGCCCTGGCTGGAAGTGGTCAGCAAGACGGTTCCCAGCGAGCGGCGAGCCTGGTTCTTCGGCACCCGCAATCTGTACGGCGGCCTACTGGCCTTCGCGTCGGGGCTGGGCGTGCGCTGGATTTTAGGGTCGGACCTGGGCTTTCCCTACAACTACGCATTGATTTTCCTGCTGGGCACCCTGGCCTTCACGGCTGGCTACGCGATTTTCGGGCGGGTGGACGAACCAGCCGACAAACCCCTACCGCCCGCCAACTTCCGCGAGGAACTACGCTCTATTCCTGACTCGCTGGCTGACCCGGCCCTGAGAGCCTTCCTCAATGTGCGGCTGCTGCTGGCCTTCGCGGCAGTGGGTGAACCGTTTTACGCCGTCTATGCCCTGCGCGATTTGGGCTACCCCGCCCTCTCGTTAGGTACGTTCGTTATGGCGACCACGGCGGCGGCACCGCTGAGCAATGTGGGCTGGCAACGCCTGGCAGAGCGCAAAGGGTCGCGCCGCATCCTGCGTTACGCGGCGGCTTTTGCTGCGCTGGCCCCGCTGACTGCGCTGCTGGCCGGGCACTTTGGCTGGCCGCCTGTGGCTTACGGCCTGGTGTTCGTGCTGTCCAGCGTGGCGGTGCAGGGCTTCAATCTGGGCCACACCAACCATCTGCTGAATATCTCGCCTGAAGGCCAGCGCAGCCGCTATATCGGCACACTGAATACCCTGGTCGGTGTGGCGCTGTTTGCCCCGGTGTTGGGCGGGCTGGTGGCGGACCGCTGGGGGTACACACCCCTGTTCGTGGGCAGCGCCCTACTGTACCTGCTGGCCTGGCAAGCTTGCAGTTTTCTGCGCCGAGACGCATAA